One window of the Pyxicephalus adspersus chromosome 5, UCB_Pads_2.0, whole genome shotgun sequence genome contains the following:
- the PRR15 gene encoding proline-rich protein 15 → MAESATGKSNTNNWWKSLTVRKKPKEISLYSNSESSEDKSWGVTSGSRENQHPNSIPSGATESITDAKSDKSYGANTGRRNLKISRSGRFKEKRKVRATLPESSKFFQENPSSHTNDERQ, encoded by the coding sequence ATGGCAGAGAGCGCTACAGGAAAAAGTAATACCAACAACTGGTGGAAATCACTGACTGTTCGTAAAAAGCCCAAAGAGATTTCTCTCTATAGTAATTCTGAAAGTTCTGAGGACAAATCATGGGGAGTCACTAGCGGCTCTAGAGAAAACCAACATCCTAATTCAATTCCTAGTGGAGCTACAGAATCTATCACTGATGCCAAGTCTGATAAATCATATGGAGCTAACACTGGCCGAAGGAACTTGAAGATTTCTCGTTCTGGACGTTTCAAGGAGAAACGGAAAGTTCGTGCTACTCTACCAGAGAGCTCCAAGTTCTTCCAGGAAAACCCATCCTCGCATACAAATGATGAGAGGCAATGA